A region of the Oscillospiraceae bacterium genome:
ATGTATATCTCGTCGTGATATATTTATCATACATCACGCCGTGATATATGCCAATAGGGTTTATAAATTTTTTTATTATTTATCATTCGTCTTCCGGCATCGAATCCTTCACCGGCGCGCTGCGCGCAGTTACTGTTTGAAATTACATAATCTTTACATCAAGGCATCGACATGTTCGGTGTCACCTTTAATTAATAAATTCTGAAATAGCGACAAAAAAGATTCGGAGGGTTCGGAGCTTATTGCAAATAGAGCAATTCATCACTTAAAAAAGCAGGTAAAGCCACATATTTACACGGTTTTGTACAATTTTTTCTAAAAACTCTTTTCAAAAAGCAAAAATACTGGTATAATAATACGGTTGTCTACACGACCGTTAAGAGTCAGCAACTATGGAGGTAAAAGAATGAGTCAAAAGTTTATTTATTTGTTTTCCGAAGGAAGCGGAAAAATGCGCGAGCTGCTGGGCGGAAAAGGCGCCAACCTCGCCGAAATGACAAACCTCGGAATGCCCGTACCACAGGGTTTTACCATTACGACCGAGGCCTGCACGAAATATTATGAGGACGGCAAGAAAATTGCCCCCGAAATCGAAAAAGATATCTATGCCAATATCGCCACCATGGAAAAGATCTGCGGCAAAAAGCTCGGCGACGCCAAGAACCCGCTGCTTGTCTCCGTCCGCTCCGGCGCGCGCGCCTCGATGCCCGGCATGATGGACACGATTCTGAACCTCGGCCTGAACGACACCGTCGTCGAAGGGCTCTCCGCGCTGACCCAGAATCCCCGCTTTGCCTATGACAGCTATCGCCGCTTCATCCAGATGTTCTCCGACGTCGTCATGGAGCTCTCCAAGAAGGACTTCGAAAAGATCATCGACAAAGTCAAGGAAAAGCGCGGCATCACGCTCGACCTCGATCTCACCGCCGACGACATGAAAGACCTCGTCGTCAAATTCAAGGCGTATTATAAAGAAAAGCTCGGTTCGGATTTCCCGACCGACCCCAAAGTCCAGCTGATGGAAGCCGTCAAAGCGGTCTTCCGCTCCTGGGATAACCCCCGCGCGATCTATTACCGCAAGGAAAACGATATTCCGTCGTCCTGGGGCACCGCAGTCAACGTCCAGTCGATGGTATTCGGCAACATGGGCATCACTTCCGGCACCGGCGTCGCCTTTACGCGCAACCCGGCCACCGGCGAAAAGAAGCTCTACGGCGAATTTTTGATGAATGCGCAGGGCGAAGACGTCGTCGCGGGCATCCGCACCCCGCAGACCATCGACCAGCTCAAAGAAGTCATGCCCGACGTCTACAACCAGTTCGTCGAGATCGCAAACAACCTCGAAAAACACTACCGCGATATGCAGGACATGGAATTCACAATCGAAAACGGAAAACTCTACATGCTCCAGACCAGAAACGGCAAACGCACCGCGGTCGCCGCGCTCAAAGTCGCCGTCGATCTCGTCGCCGAGGGGATGTTATCTAAAGAAGAAGCCGTTTTGAAAGTGGAGCCCAAACAGCTTGACGCGCTTTTGCATCCGCAGTTTGACGCAGCCGCTTTAAAAAAAGCCAAACCGATCGCCGCCGGACTCAACGCCTCGCCGGGAGCTGCCTGCGGACAGGTTTGCTTCACCGCCGAAGATGCGATCAAAGCGCACAAAGCCGGTAAAAAAGTCGTTCTCGTCCGTCTCGAAACCTCTCCGGAGGATATCGAGGGCATGGCGTCCTCTCAGGGCATCCTGACCGTGCGCGGCGGCAGAACCTCCCACGCGGCAGTCGTCGCGAGGGGTATGGGCACCTGCTGCGTCGCGGGCTGCGGCGATATCAAGATTGACGAACACGCCAAGACCTTCACGGTTGACGGCAAAACGATTTACCATGAGGGCGACTTCATCTCTCTTGACGGCACCACAGGCAATGTCTACGGTGAAGCGATTCCGACCGTTGAAGCCACGATCACAGGCGACTTCCAGACCTTTATGGCCTGGGCCGACGCCATCCGCAAGCTCAAGGTCAGAACCAATGCCGACACCCCGCGCGACGCCGCTCAGGCGATCAAATTCGGCGCGGAAGGCATCGGCCTCTGCCGCACCGAGCATATGTTCTTCGACAGCGACCGTATCATGCCGATGCGCGAGATGATTG
Encoded here:
- the ppdK gene encoding pyruvate, phosphate dikinase, yielding MSQKFIYLFSEGSGKMRELLGGKGANLAEMTNLGMPVPQGFTITTEACTKYYEDGKKIAPEIEKDIYANIATMEKICGKKLGDAKNPLLVSVRSGARASMPGMMDTILNLGLNDTVVEGLSALTQNPRFAYDSYRRFIQMFSDVVMELSKKDFEKIIDKVKEKRGITLDLDLTADDMKDLVVKFKAYYKEKLGSDFPTDPKVQLMEAVKAVFRSWDNPRAIYYRKENDIPSSWGTAVNVQSMVFGNMGITSGTGVAFTRNPATGEKKLYGEFLMNAQGEDVVAGIRTPQTIDQLKEVMPDVYNQFVEIANNLEKHYRDMQDMEFTIENGKLYMLQTRNGKRTAVAALKVAVDLVAEGMLSKEEAVLKVEPKQLDALLHPQFDAAALKKAKPIAAGLNASPGAACGQVCFTAEDAIKAHKAGKKVVLVRLETSPEDIEGMASSQGILTVRGGRTSHAAVVARGMGTCCVAGCGDIKIDEHAKTFTVDGKTIYHEGDFISLDGTTGNVYGEAIPTVEATITGDFQTFMAWADAIRKLKVRTNADTPRDAAQAIKFGAEGIGLCRTEHMFFDSDRIMPMREMIVAKTEEQRRKALEKLLPMQRSDFEGIYEAMQGYPVTIRYLDPPLHEFLPTEEKDIEALAKELGLTVADLKQVISDLHEFNPMMGHRGCRLAVSYPEIAEMQTRAVIEAALNTQKRHPEWKMVPEIMIPLVGDVKELAFVKRIVVEIADKLIKASGIDMKYSVGTMIEIPRAAVTADDIAKEAEFFSFGTNDLTQMTFGFSRDDAAKFLGAYYEKKIYESDPFARLDQIGVGKLVKMAVDLGKQTRPTIKLGICGEHGGDPSSIEFCHKTGLNYVSCSPFRVPIARLAAAQAEIKYPR